A part of Macrobrachium nipponense isolate FS-2020 chromosome 26, ASM1510439v2, whole genome shotgun sequence genomic DNA contains:
- the LOC135199793 gene encoding cuticle protein AMP2-like: MKSVIALLCLASVALAAPQSTNLSPDHHAKTIRDERVDHGDGNFNYVFAVDNGIETEVAGSPGAEGAVTMRGYYILPLETGGSARVEFVADTQGFQPSSDIFPTPHPLPEHVHELLRIAEEFERQGVRFDEQGHRIN, from the exons ATGAAGTCA GTGATCGCCCTCTTGTGCTTAGCCTCCGTGGCTCTCGCCGCCCCCCAGTCAACCAACCTGAGTCCGGACCATCACGCCAAAACCATTCGGGACGAGAGAGTCGACCACGGCGACGGAAACTTCAACTACGTCTTCGCCGTCGACAACGGCATCGAGACGGAGGTGGCCGGTTCCCCGGGTGCCGAAGGAGCTGTCACCATGAGAGGATATTACAT TTTGCCCCTGGAAACTGGAGGATCCGCCCGTGTTGAATTCGTGGCCGACACACAAGGATTCCAGCCTTCCAGCGACATATTCCCAACTCCTCACCCTCTCCCTGAACACGTCCACGAACTCCTCCGAATTGCTGAGGAATTCGAACGACAGGGAGTCAGATTCGACGAACAAGGACACCGCATCAACTAA